Genomic DNA from Sporosarcina sp. ANT_H38:
CGTAGAATTTCCAGAAGAGTATGATCTCCATATTAATAACGGACGCTTACTTGAACATTTCCACGAAGGTAATATGACGAATAAATCGGATGGAATTCAGGAGAAAGTACCAGAGGTTTTCGTTGAGGTTTCACCGGAACTTGCGAAAGAGCGTGGCGTGTTAAGCGGATCCCTTGTACGCCTGATTTCGCCATACGGTTCTTTGAAGCTTCCGGCACTTGTAACGGACCGTGTGAAGAAAAATGAATTATTCTTGCCGATGAATTCGGTTGAAAAAGAATCAGCTATTAACTTCCTAACTGGGCCAGCTGTAGATCACCGAACGAACACACCTGCTTATAAGCAGACACGGGTGCGAATGGAAGTACTTCGAAAAGACGGTAAAAACCCGTTGCCAAAGTCGAACCATCGTAATAAAAAGCGTAACCCTCAAAATGGTGTGGAAGTGGATCAGAAATGGGCGCGTCCTGAATATGTACATTTGACTGAGCATTTGAAAGAAAGGTGATATTTGATGGCAGTACCGATAACTTCTATTAAAAAGACAGAACTGACACCAGAAGAACTCAAACAGAAGAAATTAGGGGAGTTGCAGTCATTGATTGCTGAGCAAGACCAGGCCCTTAATAAAATATTTGAAATCACTGGAGAATTGGATGGTGCGGGAGTTTTTGACGCGTTGAAGGCAATGGTTAAAGCGAAGGATGATATCGCCCAAATTGCGGTTGATCAAGCGTCCCGTGAGCCCATGGTCAATATTATCAACCATGTGCTAAATGCATCAGGAGTGATTGCTTCAATTGACCCTGATGTAACTGCTAGGCTTGGTGCTAGCGTCAAAAGGGGGCTTAACGAAGCAGAACTTTATGGGGGAAACGGGCAAAAAGTAAGTATTTTTCAGTTGATGACTGCATTAAACGATACCGATATAAACCGTGCTGTAAAATTCGGGTTGGATTTTTTGAAAGGTATGGGAAAAGAGTTGAAATAGAACAAAAGCTTCAGCGCGTGTTCAGCCTCGACAAGCGTTGTAGCCTAGACGTGAAATCGACATGTTAGAGTTAGATACTGTACGATATAATAAAATTTCAAAAGCGAAAATAAGATGCCGAGTTCAAAAACAGTTCATGGCTGTTTTTGAACTCGACCATTTTAGTTACAAGGACTCAACATATTAAATGTTAGTCTGGAACCAGGTACATCTCAATCTCTTGGCGCGAATGTTTTACAATCTGTTTCTTCACTACTCGTTGCCTGTTTACCTTTTTTGCTTACTACATAAATAGAACTCGCCTTACATTTGTTTCCGGGACCCCAATACTTACAGTTATTCACTTCACAAAGAATTACTTGAGACATAGTATCACACCTCCTTTTTGTTATGATGAACAACATCGAGGGGATTGATACTTTATATTTTAACAAAGCAACATAACGTTACAAATACATTAGCAATGAAAATAAGCTTTGTACATAAAAGACCAGTACTAATCTGTGTTTATTGCATATTAGAGTTTTTTCGTCGAAAATGCCATTGTTGATATTGAAAGCGGATGAAACAGCCTACACAGAACCCAAGAATTGCGATGAGTGCAGCTAAACCAACCATGATTGTAGTGGCATTAAATAATATAGACCAATGCATTAAAGAACTTACACTTGCGGTGAAAAGAAATCCAACTGCCAAGCATTGGTTAAATCTTAATTGTGCGTAGTCTTCTTGGGGATATTGATTAGCAGGCTTAGTTAAAAATCGTTTAACGAATATTAAAATAGGATGGAATCCCGTCACTAAACTAGAAAGGTTTGCGATTAGTGGAATGAGTAGTATCCAAGCCGATTGTGTCAGAAGTGCAATAATTACAGATAGGAAAATTGTCCATTGATTCGCGAGGACTAAAGGTTTAGGAATTGTTTTCATTATATACCCTACTATTCTAATTGGATTTTAATTAATTATATGTTTAATCCGTGTAAATGTATACCAGTAAAGCGAATTAGTATGTGGAGCATCACTGACTATAGGCTAATTTCATGTTGCAATTCTAGTGTTTTTGAGTGGTTTAATTTTGTTATTGATGAAAAAAATCACTAGTTTTAATTAGCCAATGCTAACGACAAAACAACATGATAAAACTGTCGTGATTATTTTAGCCGAAAGTGAGCCGGAAACGCATTCGTCCAAATGAAGACTTTTGCGCCTAGCTTATCAGTATGTTATGCAAGAAAATGGTTAATCATCAGACGTGGGGAAATTTGAAACATTACTTTATATACTTTTATGAGTATTAGGTAGAGTGAAACCGATGATAACTCTTCGATTGCAGGTAGACAAAGGACCAGAAACATTTAATAAAATGGTCAATATGGAGGTTTTCGGGTTGAATGTTCTTTTCTATCCTGAGTCAAAATGATAAGCTAGTTAAGTAAGTATTTATTTATTATTAAAGGGGCCGATTAAAATGGTTGAAAAACAATTTACAGTTACGGATGCGCAGGGAATTCATGCACGACCTGCATCGATATTAGTAAGTACTGCAACCAAATTCAAATCCGATGTAACCTTGATTCACAAGGGGAATAACGTCAATTTAAAATCAATATTGGGCGTAATGTCTTTAGGAATCGGTATAGATGAAGAATTTATAATTAGTGCCAATGGAATAGACGAACAAGATGCACTAAATGCACTTGAAGAAGCGCTAATAAACGGAGGATTGACTAACTAATGAGCCTACTTCATGGAATTTCTGCTTCAAATGGAATTGCGATCGCAAAAGCATATCGTTTTGTTGAGCCAGATTTATCTTTTAGAAAAAAAACGATTGAAGATATTCCAGAAGAACTTGCACGTCTACAATCTGCTATCTCTATTTCGAAAAGTGAATTGGAATCGATTCGTGATACTGCTAATAAAGAACTAGGTGCAGAAGAAGCTGCTATCTTTGACGCACATATATTAGTATTGCTTGATCCGGAGCTACTTACTTCAATTGAAGAAAAAATTAAAACTGATCTTGTGAATGCTGAATATGCACTCAAAGAAACGTCAGATATGTTTATTATGATGTTTGAACAAATGGATAATGAATATATGAGAGAACGGGCAGCAGACATTCGTGATGTTGCAAAACGCTTGCTGTCACATTTGCTAAATGTTGCAATTATGAATCCAAGCATGATTACTGAAAAGGTAATTATTATCGCTGAAGATTTAACACCATCAGACACAGCTCAGTTAAATCGTGAATTTGTAAAAGGTTTTACTACAAATATTGGCGGGAAAACTTCACACTCAGCGATTATGGCGCGAACTTTGGAAATACCTGCGGTTGTAGGAACGAAGGAAGCGACAAAGCTTATTCAGGATGGTGACATCATCATTGTCGATGGTTTTAAAGGAGAGGTTCTTATTAATCCTACTTCTGATGTCATTGCTACATATGAAAAAGTACAATTGAAGTATGAGCAGCAAAAGGTGGAATGGGCAAAGTTAGTGGATGAAAAAACAACCACTGCTGATGGACACCATGTAGAATTGGCTGCAAATATTGGCACACCAGAAGATTTAGAGGGAGTTATCAAAAATGGTGGGGAAGGTGTCGGACTTTACAGAACTGAATTTTTGTATATGGGTAAAGCTCAACTTCCCACCGAAGAAGAACAGTTTAATGCTTATAAGAAGGTCCTTCAGGATATGACTGGTAAACCAGTAGTAGTGCGGACCCTTGATATTGGTGGGGATAAGGAACTTCCATATTTAAATCTCCCTAAAGAAATGAATCCATTCCTAGGTCTTCGAGCTATTCGGTTATGTTTAGAAGAGCAAGATATTTTCCGGACGCAATTAAGAGCTCTCTTAAGAGCGAGTTCATTTGGCAATTTAAAGATTATGTTCCCAATGATTGCAACCTTGGATGAATTTCGTCGCGCGAAAGGCATTTTAGAAGAGGTTAAACAAGATCTACTATCTTCTAACATACATGTTGCAGATAACATTGAGGTTGGCATAATGGTAGAAATCCCATCTACTGCAATTTTAGCAGATCAGTTTGCGAAAGAAGTAGACTTTTTTAGTATCGGTACAAATGATTTAATCCAATATACGATGGCTGCTGATCGCATGAATGAACGCGTTGCCTATTTATATCAGCCTTATAATCCAGCAATTCTACGGTTGGTCAAGATGGTAATTGACGCATCGCATAATGAAGGAAAATGGACTGGCATGTGTGGAGAAATGGCGGGGGATGAAATCGCTATTCCTTTATTGGTAGGCTTAGGTCTCGATGAATTTTCAATGAGTGCCACATCTATTTTGAAGGCCCGCGCACAAATTCTGCAATTGAACAAGAGCGACGTGGTAGAGCTTGCGAATGAAGCCCTACAGATGTCAACAGCTGAAGATGTAGTTCAAGCGGTTATGAACCGCTGCAACTTATAAATTCCATGGAATAATAAACTAAAAGAGTAAACATAAAATAGCAGCATCCTAGAGCGGTGTTAATCGTTTTGGGATGTTGCCTTTATGCATTTATTGAAAATACTCTTGTGTCAAGCTTCAACAAAGTTTTCAATTCTACAGCATTTCATTTATAGATGATTATCTAAATTACTTCTCAATGATTCTCCAATTATATTGTAAAATATAACGAACTTTGGAATTAAATTAAAAATATGAATTCATTCTGTAATGGGGGAAATAAAATGACTAAAAAAATGATTATGTTTGATATTGACGGGACTCTTTTAGACCACGATAAGAAATTACCTGCTTCTGCGAAGGAAGCGGTTAAATCTTTAAAAGAAGCAGGACATGAAGTAGCCTTTGCTACGGGTCGTGCTCCTTACTTTATTAATGATTTAAGAAAGGAATTAGAAATTGATTCATTCATATGTTTTAATGGTCAATATGTTGAAATAGAAAATGAAGTTATTTATAAGAACCCTATGGATAGAGAATTGTTAACTCATTTATCGAGTTTTTCTACATCACATAATCACCCTCTTATTTATATGGGCGCTCAATTTATGAAATCTACCTCTGGCTACCATTCTGAAATAGAAGAATCCCTCACTGCTCTTCATATTGACACTACTCAAATAGGTATGGATGCTACTTACTATCACGATACAGAAATTTATCAAACGCTGTTGTATTGTAAAGAGAATGAAGAATCATTATATCGAAGTAATTTACAAAATTTGAACTTTATTCGTTGGCATGAATATGCGATGGATGTACTTCCACTTGGTGGCTCTAAAGCGAAGGGGATTGAAAAGTTCATTGAAAAGAAAGGGTTTACGAAAGATCAAGTCTATGCTTTTGGAGATAATTTAAATGACATTGAAATGCTTCAATATGCTGGACATAGTGTAGCGATGGGAAATGCACCTCAGGAAGTAAAAAATGTTGCAAGATATGTTACGAAAGACGTCGGTGAAGACGGAATAGCTTACGGGTTGCAAATGGTAGGATTACTATCTTAACCGTATGCCGACGTATTAGAGCTATTATAATTGTATACAGGAACCAAAGTGCAGGCAGCCTGCCACTCGGAGTTCAGACGTGAAAACAAAAATCAGCCATTCTTATGAATGGCTGATTTTTGTTTTCATTTGTACTGAATTTTTTTATCTCACAAATTATGTGATTAGTCACTGTAACTAAATAGTTAATGATGCCATGTTTTTAAAACAAATTTTAGTTGTTTGGAAACTTGGTTTCTTTTTATTTAATTTGAATGTTTGTTTTTCAGAGATTCGGGGCAATACTTGTTTGAAACAAATTAACGATTGCAGATTAGGATAAGCTGTCGTATTTGTATATGAAGGAGGAGAATTTTGTTGAAAATGAAAATATTTTTATTAGCCACGCTTTTCGCACTTTCTAATTATTCAGTATCTTATGCCTCAACTCTTTCACATGCCCTAGCAAGTGGAGAGGAAATATCGTTTTCACAAACTCTTGCAAACGAAGTAGAATCAACGCTGGTTGGAGCTGAAGATAGGAATGTACCTTTTCAGGAAGTGCTAGATAAGGAATTGAGCGTAGTTTATCCGCCAGTGGAGTTAATTCCGGAACCACAAAGTTATACGGTGGCCGAAGGAGATACTTTGTACCGAATTGCACTTAAACATAATATATCCTTGGCCTCTCTCTTGAGTTGGAACGACGTTAGAGGGGACTTGATTCACCCAGGGGATGTATTAATTGTCACCGGAAATGGAGAAGAAATCGAAATAGTTGAATCAGAGCCAGCTACTGTTACGGCTGTATTATCGCCAAAGCCGTCGGAACCGCCTGTAAGTGAAGGGAAAGAGATGTTTGTTACAGCAACAGCATATACGGCCTACTGTACTGGCTGCTCAGGAACTACCGCTTATGGTATTGACTTACGTTCTAATCCAAATCAGAAAGTAATAGCAGTGGATCCAAAGGTTATTCCTCTCGGTACAAAAGTATGGGTGGAAGGTTATGGAGAAGCAATTGCTGGCGATACAGGAGGGGCTATTAAAGGAAATAAAATCGATGTCTTCATTCCTTCTTATAATAATGCAATGGAGTGGGGAGTCAAAAAAGTGAAACTTAAAGTACTCAATTAATAAAGAAACCTGTGCAAAAATAGTGTTTTTGCACAGGCTCTTCATTCAGATTAAGATAAACGACTTCTAAAATCGTCGTATCCAAATTGTTTAATTACTTGAATACCATCATTAACGGTATTTAAGACGATAGAAGGTAAGTTAACACCATTAAATGTATTGTTTTTCACCATCGAGTAGTGGCCCATATCACAAAAGACAAGTTTATCGCCAGGCTTTAAAGGCTCATCAAACGAATAATCGCCAATAACGTCACCCGCTAGACAAGTCGGTCCACCAAAACGATAAGTATAAGCCTTTTCGTTCGGCATTCCTGCACCAATGATTTCAGGTCGATAAGGCATCTCAAGTACATCAGGCATATGACATGCTGCAGAAGTATCTAAAATAGCGATTGGCATACCGTTGTGGAGGGTGTCCAAAACAGTTGCAACAAGATAGCCAGTATTCAATGCGACAGCTTCACCAGGCTCTAAATACACTTGAACACCGTATTTATTTTTCATAAACAGTATCGAACGGATTAGAGTTTCGATATCATAGTCGGGCCTCGTGATATGATGTCCACCGCCGAAATTGATCCACTTCATATTTTTAATGTATTTACCAAACTTTTCATCGACAACTTGCACAGTGCGCTCCAGTGTATCAGAGTTTTGTTCGCACATTGTATGGAAATGTAAGCCATCGACACCTTCAAGTTGGTCAGCTTCAAAATTCTCAAGCGTAACGCCAAATCTTGAATGCGAAAAACAAGGATTGTACATATCGACTTCGATTTCGGAGTACTCAGGATTAATGCGAAGTCCGATTTCTATTTGCTTTGGATTACTTTTGATTTTTTCTTTGAACTGATTATATTGTTGAAAAGAATTAAAGACAATGTGATCTGAATAGGAAAGAATCTCATCAAACTCAGTTTCAGAAAAAGCGGGAGCATAGGTGTGAACTTCCTTGCCCATTTCTTCATAGCCCAGTCTCGCTTCGTGTAGGGAACTAGAAGTTACGCCATTCAAGTATTCTCCAATTAACGGATAAACTGAGAACATCGAAAATCCTTTTTGAGCAAGTAGAATCTTACAGCCCGTCCGTTCAATAACAGACTTCATTTTTTCCAAGTTTTTAATAAGCAACCCTTCATCCACTACATAGCAGGGGGAGGGGAGTGTGTTCAAGTCAATATTCAATTTCAAATCCTCCTCAGTCAATCAATTCAGGATTGAAGCTTTCCTGCCATGGAAGACCGTATTTGTTGAGAGCTTCCATGAATGGATCTGGATTGAACTCTTCGATATTGTGCACGCCAGGATTCTTCCATTTACCAGTCATCACAAGCATAGCACCGATCATTGCAGGTACACCTGTTGTATAAGAAATCGCTTGTGAACCGACCTCTGCATAACATTCTTGATGATCACAAACATTATAAACATAATACGTTTTCTCTTCGCCGTCTTTAATACCTTGGAAAATACAGCCGATATTCGTTTTTCCTACAGTTCTAGGTCCAAGTGAAGATGGGTCTGGTAAGATCGCTTTCAAGAATTGTAGTGGAACAATTTCTTTGCCTTCGAAAATAATCGGTTCAATAGAAGTCATACCAATGTTTTCAAGCACTTTTAAGTGATTCAAATAGTTCTCTGAGAACGTCATCCAGAAACGAATCTTTTTGATACCTGTAATGTTGAGAGCAAGAGACTCCAATTCCTCGTGATGTAATAAATATACATCTTTTGGACCGATTTCTGGAAGATCATAGACACGTTTAATTGATAATGGTTCAGTTTCGATGAACTCTCCATTTTCAAAGTAGCTTCCATTAGCCGTGATTTCACGGATGTTAATTTCAGGGTTAAAGTTTGTAGCGAACGGATAGCCATGATCGCCAGCATTTGCGTCCACAATATCGATTGTATGAATTTCATCAAAGTGATGTTTTAGTGCATGCGCAGAGAAGACACCTGTAACTCCCGGATCAAAGCCACTTCCAAGTAGGGCAGTAATGCCTGCTTTTTCAAAACGTTCTCTGTACGCCCATTGCCAGCTATATTCAAACTTAGCTTC
This window encodes:
- the nspC gene encoding carboxynorspermidine decarboxylase, whose translation is MNIDLNTLPSPCYVVDEGLLIKNLEKMKSVIERTGCKILLAQKGFSMFSVYPLIGEYLNGVTSSSLHEARLGYEEMGKEVHTYAPAFSETEFDEILSYSDHIVFNSFQQYNQFKEKIKSNPKQIEIGLRINPEYSEIEVDMYNPCFSHSRFGVTLENFEADQLEGVDGLHFHTMCEQNSDTLERTVQVVDEKFGKYIKNMKWINFGGGHHITRPDYDIETLIRSILFMKNKYGVQVYLEPGEAVALNTGYLVATVLDTLHNGMPIAILDTSAACHMPDVLEMPYRPEIIGAGMPNEKAYTYRFGGPTCLAGDVIGDYSFDEPLKPGDKLVFCDMGHYSMVKNNTFNGVNLPSIVLNTVNDGIQVIKQFGYDDFRSRLS
- the ptsP gene encoding phosphoenolpyruvate--protein phosphotransferase; translation: MSLLHGISASNGIAIAKAYRFVEPDLSFRKKTIEDIPEELARLQSAISISKSELESIRDTANKELGAEEAAIFDAHILVLLDPELLTSIEEKIKTDLVNAEYALKETSDMFIMMFEQMDNEYMRERAADIRDVAKRLLSHLLNVAIMNPSMITEKVIIIAEDLTPSDTAQLNREFVKGFTTNIGGKTSHSAIMARTLEIPAVVGTKEATKLIQDGDIIIVDGFKGEVLINPTSDVIATYEKVQLKYEQQKVEWAKLVDEKTTTADGHHVELAANIGTPEDLEGVIKNGGEGVGLYRTEFLYMGKAQLPTEEEQFNAYKKVLQDMTGKPVVVRTLDIGGDKELPYLNLPKEMNPFLGLRAIRLCLEEQDIFRTQLRALLRASSFGNLKIMFPMIATLDEFRRAKGILEEVKQDLLSSNIHVADNIEVGIMVEIPSTAILADQFAKEVDFFSIGTNDLIQYTMAADRMNERVAYLYQPYNPAILRLVKMVIDASHNEGKWTGMCGEMAGDEIAIPLLVGLGLDEFSMSATSILKARAQILQLNKSDVVELANEALQMSTAEDVVQAVMNRCNL
- a CDS encoding saccharopine dehydrogenase family protein, translating into MGKALIIGAGGVAGVVVHKCCQVPDVFEEICIASRTVSKCDALKEKLDGGRTKIQTAQVDADNVEELVELINKFQPDIVINVALPYQDLTIMDACLATGVDYVDTANYEPLDEAKFEYSWQWAYRERFEKAGITALLGSGFDPGVTGVFSAHALKHHFDEIHTIDIVDANAGDHGYPFATNFNPEINIREITANGSYFENGEFIETEPLSIKRVYDLPEIGPKDVYLLHHEELESLALNITGIKKIRFWMTFSENYLNHLKVLENIGMTSIEPIIFEGKEIVPLQFLKAILPDPSSLGPRTVGKTNIGCIFQGIKDGEEKTYYVYNVCDHQECYAEVGSQAISYTTGVPAMIGAMLVMTGKWKNPGVHNIEEFNPDPFMEALNKYGLPWQESFNPELID
- a CDS encoding DUF1540 domain-containing protein; the encoded protein is MSQVILCEVNNCKYWGPGNKCKASSIYVVSKKGKQATSSEETDCKTFAPRD
- a CDS encoding DUF4395 domain-containing protein, with translation MKTIPKPLVLANQWTIFLSVIIALLTQSAWILLIPLIANLSSLVTGFHPILIFVKRFLTKPANQYPQEDYAQLRFNQCLAVGFLFTASVSSLMHWSILFNATTIMVGLAALIAILGFCVGCFIRFQYQQWHFRRKNSNMQ
- a CDS encoding DUF1641 domain-containing protein → MAVPITSIKKTELTPEELKQKKLGELQSLIAEQDQALNKIFEITGELDGAGVFDALKAMVKAKDDIAQIAVDQASREPMVNIINHVLNASGVIASIDPDVTARLGASVKRGLNEAELYGGNGQKVSIFQLMTALNDTDINRAVKFGLDFLKGMGKELK
- a CDS encoding 3D domain-containing protein gives rise to the protein MKIFLLATLFALSNYSVSYASTLSHALASGEEISFSQTLANEVESTLVGAEDRNVPFQEVLDKELSVVYPPVELIPEPQSYTVAEGDTLYRIALKHNISLASLLSWNDVRGDLIHPGDVLIVTGNGEEIEIVESEPATVTAVLSPKPSEPPVSEGKEMFVTATAYTAYCTGCSGTTAYGIDLRSNPNQKVIAVDPKVIPLGTKVWVEGYGEAIAGDTGGAIKGNKIDVFIPSYNNAMEWGVKKVKLKVLN
- a CDS encoding Cof-type HAD-IIB family hydrolase; translated protein: MTKKMIMFDIDGTLLDHDKKLPASAKEAVKSLKEAGHEVAFATGRAPYFINDLRKELEIDSFICFNGQYVEIENEVIYKNPMDRELLTHLSSFSTSHNHPLIYMGAQFMKSTSGYHSEIEESLTALHIDTTQIGMDATYYHDTEIYQTLLYCKENEESLYRSNLQNLNFIRWHEYAMDVLPLGGSKAKGIEKFIEKKGFTKDQVYAFGDNLNDIEMLQYAGHSVAMGNAPQEVKNVARYVTKDVGEDGIAYGLQMVGLLS
- a CDS encoding phosphocarrier protein HPr encodes the protein MVEKQFTVTDAQGIHARPASILVSTATKFKSDVTLIHKGNNVNLKSILGVMSLGIGIDEEFIISANGIDEQDALNALEEALINGGLTN